Proteins from a genomic interval of Mycolicibacterium grossiae:
- a CDS encoding cellulase family glycosylhydrolase, which produces MAREKGRLLRKIAARGVIAALPVAMASAYASGLFIEPPRLTTAKYDMVAEITTTPTTVGVNFSTWAGQTAQQIGQQLDQLQAIGVTNIRVLVPWGLIEPLADDWYRWDVIDTVMSAAAARNMGVLAQINSTPGWASAGGATLPPGPYEPTIAAFADFMKDFADRYKNTVSAYEIWNEPNYRAFFNTLDPVAYTNMLKAVYPILKQIDPTATVVAGAVGATQTMPGLTVNPVDFVQAMLNNGAANFFDALSIHPYVVDTPYSVGCPTCMPGMLSPKQQLEAIMNMLVGKKVWISEFGLSAGPTGAAAQQQSAWIKDLLDYWQKYDPTKVGPVFLYADRDVLFDPDNLSNPENWYGLWTSLGVPKPAADMLKDWIAAHPFPVTPVPPTSTPAASNPIAALFAAFQQMAQSFQQAISSFFNPGSFIQSFVNAISNLFGFLRPAATAAPVAALAATETAGATAAKMAVTVQPDTAGDAATEVAAPATSDVTAPAAEQATPPAEQAAAPVDAPAGTAPAVAIPVEAAPAAQPAAESATAVEEVTSSTGSTKAGTATADAGSASDADTTTAAKPESTSTVKSGTSVTSGTADAENTTKSSTGSTSGSSTTGTWSTTKTSTGSSTGSSTTGSSTGSSTTGSSTTGSSTTGSSTTKSTSTSTGSSTGSSTGSSAGSSSSGSSDSGGSDSSKGGSDA; this is translated from the coding sequence GAGATCACCACCACGCCGACCACGGTGGGCGTCAACTTCTCCACGTGGGCCGGCCAGACCGCGCAGCAAATCGGGCAGCAGCTCGACCAGCTGCAGGCGATCGGCGTCACCAACATCCGCGTCCTCGTGCCGTGGGGCTTGATCGAGCCGCTCGCCGACGACTGGTACCGGTGGGATGTCATCGACACCGTGATGAGCGCCGCCGCGGCGCGCAACATGGGCGTGCTCGCGCAGATCAACAGCACGCCCGGCTGGGCGTCGGCGGGAGGCGCCACGCTGCCGCCCGGCCCGTACGAGCCAACCATCGCGGCATTCGCGGACTTCATGAAGGACTTCGCCGACCGTTACAAGAACACCGTCTCGGCCTACGAGATCTGGAACGAGCCGAACTACCGCGCGTTCTTCAACACCCTCGATCCCGTGGCCTACACGAACATGCTGAAGGCGGTCTACCCGATCCTCAAGCAGATCGACCCGACCGCGACCGTGGTGGCCGGCGCCGTCGGCGCCACGCAGACCATGCCGGGCCTCACCGTCAACCCGGTGGACTTCGTCCAGGCCATGCTCAACAACGGCGCCGCGAACTTCTTCGACGCCCTCTCGATTCACCCGTACGTCGTCGACACGCCCTACTCCGTCGGTTGCCCGACCTGCATGCCCGGCATGCTGTCGCCCAAGCAGCAGCTCGAGGCGATCATGAACATGCTGGTCGGCAAGAAGGTGTGGATCAGCGAGTTCGGCCTCTCGGCCGGTCCGACCGGCGCTGCCGCGCAGCAGCAGTCGGCGTGGATCAAGGACCTCCTCGACTACTGGCAGAAGTACGACCCCACCAAGGTCGGCCCCGTCTTCCTGTACGCCGACCGCGACGTCCTGTTCGATCCGGACAACCTGAGCAACCCGGAGAACTGGTACGGCCTGTGGACCTCACTCGGCGTTCCGAAGCCGGCGGCCGACATGCTCAAGGACTGGATCGCGGCCCACCCGTTCCCCGTGACACCCGTCCCGCCGACGAGCACGCCTGCGGCGTCGAACCCCATCGCGGCTCTGTTCGCGGCGTTCCAGCAGATGGCGCAGTCGTTCCAGCAGGCGATCTCGAGCTTCTTCAACCCCGGCTCGTTCATCCAGTCCTTCGTCAACGCGATCTCCAACCTGTTCGGCTTCCTGCGGCCCGCCGCCACGGCTGCACCGGTGGCCGCGCTGGCCGCGACGGAGACCGCCGGCGCGACCGCCGCCAAGATGGCCGTCACCGTTCAGCCGGACACCGCCGGGGACGCCGCGACGGAGGTCGCGGCCCCCGCCACGTCCGACGTCACCGCTCCAGCCGCCGAGCAGGCCACTCCGCCGGCCGAGCAGGCGGCCGCACCGGTCGACGCGCCGGCCGGCACCGCGCCGGCCGTCGCGATCCCGGTCGAGGCAGCGCCCGCGGCCCAGCCCGCCGCCGAAAGCGCCACTGCCGTCGAGGAAGTGACGTCCTCGACCGGATCGACGAAGGCCGGCACCGCGACTGCGGACGCCGGCTCGGCGTCCGACGCGGACACCACGACGGCCGCGAAGCCCGAATCGACCAGCACGGTCAAGAGCGGGACCTCGGTCACGAGCGGCACGGCGGACGCCGAGAACACCACGAAGTCGAGCACCGGTTCGACGTCGGGCTCGAGCACCACCGGCACGTGGTCGACCACCAAGACGAGCACCGGCTCGTCGACGGGCTCCTCGACCACCGGCTCCTCGACGGGCTCCTCGACCACCGGCTCGTCGACCACCGGCTCGTCGACCACGGGCTCGTCGACCACCAAGTCGACCAGCACGTCGACGGGGTCCTCCACCGGGTCCTCGACGGGATCCTCGGCGGGGTCGTCCTCGTCCGGCTCGTCGGACTCCGGCGGCTCGGATTCGTCCAAGGGCGGCAGCGACGCCTGA
- a CDS encoding lipid-transfer protein — MHPWGKWGNDFTEYGVVAARAALAEAGLDWRQIQLVAGADTIRNGYPGFVAGATFAQKLGWNGVPVSSSYAACASGSQALQSARAQILAGFCDVALVIGADTTPKGFFAPVGGERRNDPDWQRFHLIGATNPVYFAMLARRRMDLYGATLEDFAQVKVKNARHGLQNPNARFRKESSVEDVLASPVVADPLRLLDICATSDGAAALVVASKSFAEKHLGSVAGVPSVRAVSTVTPRYPQHLPELPDIATDSTAVVPGPDRVFKDQILDAAYAEAGVGPEDVDVAEVYDLSTALELDWYEHLGLCAKGEAEQLLRSGATTIGGRVPVNPSGGLACFGEAIPAQAIAQVCELTWQLRGRATGRQVEGATLGVTANQGLFGHGSSVIVAR; from the coding sequence ATGCACCCGTGGGGAAAGTGGGGCAACGACTTCACCGAGTACGGCGTCGTCGCCGCGCGAGCCGCGCTGGCCGAGGCCGGCCTGGACTGGCGGCAGATCCAGCTCGTCGCCGGTGCGGACACCATTCGCAACGGCTACCCCGGCTTCGTCGCCGGTGCGACGTTCGCCCAGAAGCTGGGCTGGAACGGCGTGCCCGTCAGCTCGAGCTACGCGGCCTGCGCCAGCGGCTCGCAGGCGCTGCAGAGTGCACGCGCCCAGATCCTGGCCGGCTTCTGCGACGTGGCGCTGGTGATCGGCGCGGACACGACGCCGAAGGGGTTCTTCGCGCCCGTCGGCGGGGAGCGCCGCAACGATCCCGACTGGCAGCGGTTCCACCTGATCGGTGCCACTAACCCGGTGTACTTCGCCATGCTGGCACGGCGCCGAATGGACCTCTACGGCGCCACGCTCGAGGACTTCGCCCAGGTGAAGGTGAAGAACGCCCGCCATGGCCTGCAGAACCCGAATGCCCGTTTCCGCAAGGAGAGTTCGGTCGAGGACGTGCTCGCCAGCCCGGTGGTCGCGGATCCGCTCCGGCTGCTCGACATCTGCGCGACGTCCGACGGCGCCGCCGCCCTCGTCGTCGCCAGCAAGTCCTTCGCCGAGAAGCACCTCGGCTCGGTGGCCGGCGTGCCGTCGGTGCGGGCGGTCAGCACCGTGACGCCCCGGTATCCGCAGCACCTGCCGGAGCTGCCGGACATCGCCACGGATTCGACGGCCGTGGTGCCCGGCCCGGACCGGGTGTTCAAGGACCAGATCCTCGACGCCGCCTACGCCGAGGCGGGCGTCGGCCCCGAGGACGTCGACGTCGCCGAGGTGTACGACCTGTCCACCGCACTCGAACTCGACTGGTACGAGCACCTCGGTCTGTGCGCCAAGGGCGAGGCCGAACAGCTGCTGCGCAGCGGGGCGACGACCATCGGTGGCCGGGTGCCGGTCAACCCGTCGGGTGGCCTGGCCTGCTTCGGCGAGGCCATCCCGGCGCAGGCGATCGCCCAGGTGTGCGAACTCACCTGGCAACTGCGCGGACGGGCCACCGGCCGTCAGGTCGAGGGCGCCACCCTCGGCGTCACCGCGAATCAGGGCCTGTTCGGCCACGGCTCGTCGGTGATCGTCGCGCGCTAG
- a CDS encoding branched-chain amino acid ABC transporter permease produces the protein MTQHDETPAQPSPTTSRLMAPGDGLRQWWAGLSRGAKWVVGAVGFILLALLPLYTPPFLNTPGISFGGTMAQFAMIAIIAIGLNVVVGQTGLLDLGYVGFYAVGAYTVALLTSPDSPWNQLGASGFFSSDWAWLSCVPLAMAVTALAGLILGTPTLRLRGDYLAIVTLGFGEIIRLMADNLADVTNGPRGLNQIAYPHVGERDGLPDGVFSNGNSAGTANYGTWWFWLGLVMIVGILLLVGNLERSRVGRAWVAIREDEDAAEVMGVNTFRFKLWAFVIGAAIGGLSGALYAGQVQYVAPPTFNIINSMLFLCAVVLGGQGNKLGVVFGAFIIVYLPNRLLGVEFLGVNLGDLKYLFFGLALVVLMIFRPQGLFPVRQQLLAYGKSAKRLLRSADETKAAA, from the coding sequence ATGACGCAGCACGACGAGACGCCGGCGCAGCCGTCGCCCACCACCTCGCGGCTGATGGCGCCCGGAGACGGTCTGCGGCAGTGGTGGGCCGGGCTGAGCCGCGGGGCGAAGTGGGTGGTCGGCGCGGTCGGCTTCATCCTGCTGGCCCTCCTGCCGCTCTACACGCCGCCCTTCCTCAACACCCCCGGCATCAGCTTCGGCGGCACCATGGCGCAGTTCGCGATGATCGCCATCATCGCGATCGGCCTGAACGTCGTCGTCGGCCAGACCGGTCTGCTCGACCTCGGGTACGTCGGCTTCTACGCCGTGGGCGCCTACACCGTCGCGCTGCTCACCAGTCCGGACAGCCCGTGGAATCAGCTGGGGGCGAGCGGATTCTTCAGCTCCGACTGGGCCTGGCTGTCCTGCGTGCCGCTGGCGATGGCGGTGACGGCGCTGGCCGGCCTCATCCTCGGGACGCCGACGCTGCGGCTGCGGGGTGACTACCTCGCGATCGTGACGCTCGGTTTCGGCGAGATCATCCGCCTGATGGCCGACAACCTCGCCGACGTCACCAACGGTCCCCGTGGCCTCAATCAGATCGCCTACCCGCACGTGGGTGAGCGCGACGGCCTGCCCGACGGCGTGTTCTCGAACGGCAACTCCGCCGGTACGGCCAACTACGGCACGTGGTGGTTCTGGCTCGGGCTCGTCATGATCGTCGGCATCCTGCTGCTGGTCGGCAACCTGGAACGCAGCCGGGTGGGCCGCGCCTGGGTGGCGATCCGCGAAGACGAGGACGCCGCAGAAGTCATGGGCGTGAACACGTTCCGCTTCAAACTGTGGGCGTTCGTCATCGGCGCCGCGATCGGTGGACTGTCCGGTGCGCTGTATGCCGGTCAGGTGCAGTACGTGGCGCCGCCGACGTTCAACATCATCAACTCGATGCTGTTCCTGTGCGCCGTCGTGCTCGGTGGACAGGGCAACAAGCTCGGCGTCGTCTTCGGCGCGTTCATCATCGTGTACCTGCCCAACCGCCTGCTCGGCGTCGAGTTCCTCGGCGTCAACCTGGGCGACCTGAAGTACCTGTTCTTCGGCCTCGCGCTGGTGGTCCTGATGATCTTCCGGCCGCAGGGCCTGTTCCCAGTGCGTCAGCAGCTGCTCGCCTACGGCAAGTCCGCGAAGCGCCTGCTGCGCAGCGCCGACGAGACGAAGGCGGCGGCATGA
- a CDS encoding ABC transporter ATP-binding protein, giving the protein MTEPGTGEPLIDEDLAALHRDVRAAEGETLLQTKDLTVKFGGLTALDAVTFDIRRGEILGLIGPNGAGKTTCFNAITGVYRPSSGSVTFDGAPLGKVKRHQITRRGIARTFQNIRLWGEMTALENVVVGTDARHETSVPGALLRSPRHRREERDAIERAAALLQFVGIAHRGEEKAKNLPYGDQRRLEIARALATEPKLLCLDEPAAGFNPSEKSALIDLIQAIRDDGYTVLLIEHDMRLVMGVTDRIVVLEFGRKIADGLPADIREDPAVIAAYLGVPDDELG; this is encoded by the coding sequence ATGACCGAACCCGGCACCGGAGAACCGCTGATCGACGAGGACCTCGCCGCGCTGCACCGCGACGTGCGCGCCGCCGAGGGCGAGACGCTGCTGCAGACGAAGGACCTCACGGTGAAGTTCGGCGGTCTCACCGCGCTCGACGCCGTGACCTTCGACATCCGGCGAGGCGAGATCCTCGGGTTGATCGGCCCGAACGGGGCGGGCAAGACGACGTGCTTCAACGCCATCACCGGCGTGTACCGCCCGAGTTCGGGATCGGTCACGTTCGACGGTGCACCGCTCGGCAAGGTCAAGCGCCACCAGATCACCCGACGCGGCATCGCGCGGACCTTCCAGAACATCCGGCTGTGGGGGGAGATGACCGCGCTGGAGAACGTGGTCGTCGGCACCGACGCGCGGCACGAGACGTCCGTGCCGGGCGCGCTGCTGCGCTCGCCGCGGCACCGCCGCGAGGAACGCGACGCGATCGAGCGAGCCGCCGCCCTGCTGCAATTCGTCGGCATCGCACACCGCGGCGAGGAGAAGGCCAAGAACCTGCCCTACGGCGACCAGCGCCGCCTGGAGATCGCGCGGGCGCTGGCCACCGAGCCGAAGCTGCTGTGCCTCGACGAACCGGCCGCCGGCTTCAACCCGAGCGAGAAGTCGGCGCTCATCGACCTCATCCAGGCGATCCGCGACGACGGCTACACGGTGCTGCTCATCGAACACGACATGCGCCTGGTCATGGGGGTCACCGACCGCATCGTGGTGCTGGAGTTCGGCCGCAAGATCGCCGACGGACTGCCCGCCGACATCCGCGAGGACCCGGCCGTGATCGCCGCCTATCTGGGAGTGCCCGATGACGAACTCGGATGA
- a CDS encoding Zn-ribbon domain-containing OB-fold protein, translated as MPGDIDTPTRLPAIDGWWSEDGSGAPHLLAGRCEQCGTYVFPPRANNCPNPGCDGDSLAQVPLSRRGTLWSYTENQYAPPPPYPSPDPFEPFAVAAVELADEGIIVLGKVVEGTLAADLTVGMPMELTTMPLYVDDEGVERVVYAWRIADATSAKDGAA; from the coding sequence GTGCCTGGTGATATCGACACCCCCACGCGACTACCGGCCATCGACGGATGGTGGAGCGAGGACGGCTCCGGAGCCCCGCATCTGCTGGCCGGGCGGTGCGAGCAGTGCGGCACCTACGTCTTCCCGCCGCGGGCCAACAACTGCCCCAACCCCGGTTGCGACGGTGACAGCCTCGCGCAGGTGCCGCTCTCGCGACGCGGCACCCTGTGGAGCTACACCGAGAACCAGTACGCGCCACCACCGCCGTACCCGTCGCCCGACCCGTTCGAGCCGTTCGCCGTCGCTGCCGTCGAACTGGCCGACGAGGGCATCATCGTGCTGGGCAAGGTCGTCGAGGGAACGCTGGCCGCCGATCTGACGGTGGGCATGCCGATGGAGCTGACCACCATGCCGCTGTACGTCGACGACGAGGGCGTCGAGCGCGTCGTCTACGCCTGGCGGATCGCGGACGCGACGAGCGCGAAGGACGGTGCCGCGTGA
- a CDS encoding ANTAR domain-containing response regulator produces MTGSPSDAAAPRRVLIAEDEALIRLDLAEMLREEGYDVVGQAGDGQEAVELAESLTPDLVIMDVKMPRRDGIDAASEIAAKRIAPIVVLTAFSQRELVERARDAGAMAYLVKPFSVTDLIPAIELAVSRFGEIAALEQEVATLSDRLETRKLVERAKGLLQQKQGMSEPEAFKWIQRAAMDRRTTMKRVAEVVLETLDAPGDT; encoded by the coding sequence ATGACCGGTTCACCGTCGGACGCCGCCGCACCGCGCCGCGTCCTCATCGCCGAGGACGAAGCGCTCATCCGACTCGACCTCGCGGAGATGCTGCGCGAGGAGGGTTACGACGTGGTGGGGCAGGCCGGTGACGGGCAGGAAGCCGTGGAACTGGCCGAGAGCCTCACCCCCGACCTCGTCATCATGGACGTGAAGATGCCTCGTCGGGACGGCATCGACGCGGCCTCCGAGATCGCCGCCAAGCGGATCGCCCCCATCGTCGTGCTGACGGCCTTCTCGCAGCGCGAACTCGTGGAACGTGCACGCGATGCCGGCGCCATGGCCTATCTGGTCAAGCCGTTCTCCGTCACCGACCTCATTCCGGCCATCGAACTGGCGGTGAGCAGATTCGGCGAAATCGCCGCGCTGGAGCAGGAAGTGGCGACGCTGTCGGACCGGCTGGAGACGCGCAAGCTCGTCGAGCGCGCCAAGGGTTTGCTGCAACAGAAGCAGGGGATGAGCGAACCCGAGGCGTTCAAGTGGATCCAGCGCGCCGCCATGGACCGCAGGACGACCATGAAGCGGGTCGCCGAAGTGGTCCTCGAGACACTCGACGCGCCCGGCGACACGTAA
- a CDS encoding branched-chain amino acid ABC transporter substrate-binding protein, producing the protein MHGRVARSAFALGSAGMLVLALAGCNQAAPEESSSQSDLKIVEQVQIDENGAEVKAAAGAAPADPAGDGKATCPPVSIAMAGALNGPDAALGINIVNGVQLAIDKHNAANPGCQVQLKKFDTEGDPQKATAIAPQIVDDQYTIGLVGPAFSGETKATGTVFDQAGLVATTASATNPTLSENGWKTFFRGLANDAVQGPSVANYLKNTLSFKKVCVVDDSTDYGLGLATAVRETLGPVADAQCNISVKKGDKDFSAAVTQIKGASPDAVFYGGYYSEAAPLVQQLKDGGVTATFVSADGTKDQQFVDQAGEASKDALLSCPCGPATGSFADEYTKKFNQAPGTYSTEGYDLGTILLKGIDSGAITRPALLDFVRNYNGQGVARNYQWTPNGELTTNLIWMFKVQ; encoded by the coding sequence GTGCACGGTCGCGTGGCACGCAGTGCATTTGCTCTCGGAAGCGCGGGCATGCTCGTCCTGGCCTTGGCCGGCTGCAATCAGGCCGCGCCCGAGGAGAGCTCGTCGCAGTCCGACCTGAAGATCGTCGAGCAGGTGCAGATCGACGAGAACGGCGCCGAAGTGAAGGCCGCCGCGGGCGCGGCGCCCGCCGATCCGGCGGGCGACGGCAAGGCGACGTGCCCGCCGGTCTCCATCGCGATGGCCGGGGCGCTCAACGGCCCCGACGCCGCGCTCGGCATCAACATCGTCAACGGCGTCCAGCTCGCGATCGACAAGCACAACGCCGCCAACCCGGGCTGCCAGGTGCAGCTCAAGAAGTTCGACACCGAGGGCGACCCGCAAAAGGCGACCGCGATCGCCCCGCAGATCGTCGACGACCAGTACACGATCGGCCTCGTCGGACCGGCGTTCTCCGGCGAGACCAAGGCCACCGGCACGGTGTTCGATCAGGCCGGCCTCGTCGCCACCACCGCCTCGGCAACCAACCCCACGCTCAGCGAGAACGGGTGGAAGACGTTCTTCCGCGGTCTCGCCAACGATGCGGTGCAGGGCCCGTCGGTCGCCAACTACCTCAAGAACACGCTGAGCTTCAAGAAGGTGTGCGTCGTGGACGACAGCACCGACTACGGACTGGGTCTCGCCACCGCGGTGCGCGAGACGCTCGGCCCGGTGGCCGACGCGCAGTGCAACATCTCGGTCAAGAAGGGCGACAAGGACTTCTCCGCCGCGGTGACGCAGATCAAGGGCGCCAGCCCGGACGCCGTCTTCTACGGCGGCTACTACTCCGAGGCGGCGCCGCTGGTGCAGCAGCTCAAGGATGGCGGCGTCACGGCCACCTTCGTCAGCGCCGACGGCACCAAGGACCAGCAGTTCGTCGACCAGGCCGGTGAGGCCTCGAAGGACGCGCTGCTGTCCTGCCCGTGCGGCCCGGCAACGGGTTCGTTCGCCGACGAGTACACCAAGAAGTTCAACCAGGCGCCGGGCACTTACAGCACCGAGGGATACGACCTCGGCACCATCCTGCTCAAGGGCATCGACTCGGGGGCCATCACGCGCCCGGCGCTGCTCGACTTCGTGCGCAACTACAACGGTCAGGGCGTCGCACGCAACTACCAGTGGACGCCGAACGGTGAGCTGACCACCAACCTGATCTGGATGTTCAAGGTGCAGTAG
- a CDS encoding branched-chain amino acid ABC transporter permease: MPSDCLGQYVCTAANINFNVDNLLNGFWQFTIDGLAWGAIYALVAVGYTLVFGVLRLINFAHSEIFMLGMFGAYFCLDVILGFTPSGNAYNRGIALTVLYLAIAMVFAMLVSGSAAVGLEAVAYRPLRKRNARPLTFLITAIGMSFVLQEFVHFILPHIIDGYGGSNAQQPIVLVQPKTQFTVFGAAVSNVTIVIVVAALVFAILTDLAINRTKFGRGIRAVAQDPTTATLMGVSRERIIMTTFLIGGLLAGAAALLYTLKVPQGIIYSGGFLLGIKAFSAAVLGGIGNLRGALLGGLLLGIMENYGQALFGTQWRDVVAFVLLVLVLLIRPTGILGESLGKARA, encoded by the coding sequence ATGCCGTCCGACTGTCTAGGTCAGTACGTCTGCACCGCCGCCAACATCAACTTCAACGTCGACAACCTGCTGAACGGCTTCTGGCAGTTCACGATCGACGGATTGGCGTGGGGAGCGATCTACGCCCTCGTCGCGGTCGGTTACACGCTGGTGTTCGGCGTGCTGCGGCTGATCAACTTCGCGCACTCCGAGATCTTCATGCTCGGCATGTTCGGCGCCTACTTCTGTCTCGACGTCATCCTCGGCTTCACCCCGAGCGGCAACGCCTACAACCGGGGCATCGCGCTGACGGTGCTCTACCTCGCGATCGCCATGGTGTTCGCGATGCTGGTATCCGGTTCGGCGGCGGTCGGTCTCGAGGCGGTGGCCTACCGCCCGCTGCGCAAGCGCAACGCCCGGCCGCTGACGTTCCTCATCACCGCCATCGGAATGTCCTTCGTGCTGCAGGAATTCGTGCACTTCATCCTCCCGCACATCATCGACGGGTACGGCGGATCCAATGCGCAGCAGCCCATCGTGCTGGTGCAGCCCAAGACGCAGTTCACGGTCTTCGGCGCCGCGGTGTCCAACGTGACGATCGTCATCGTGGTCGCCGCGCTGGTGTTCGCGATCCTCACCGACCTGGCGATCAACCGCACCAAGTTCGGTCGCGGAATCCGGGCAGTGGCCCAGGATCCCACGACGGCCACCCTCATGGGCGTCTCCCGTGAGCGCATCATCATGACGACGTTCCTCATCGGCGGACTGCTCGCCGGCGCCGCGGCGCTGCTCTACACGCTCAAGGTGCCGCAGGGCATCATCTACTCGGGCGGCTTCCTGCTCGGGATCAAGGCGTTCTCGGCGGCGGTCCTCGGCGGCATCGGCAACCTGCGCGGGGCGCTGCTCGGCGGTCTGCTGCTGGGCATCATGGAGAACTACGGCCAGGCCCTGTTCGGCACCCAGTGGCGCGACGTCGTCGCGTTCGTCCTCCTGGTGCTGGTCCTGCTCATCCGGCCGACCGGCATCCTCGGCGAGAGTCTCGGAAAGGCGAGGGCATGA
- a CDS encoding ABC transporter ATP-binding protein, which translates to MTNSDETNSPETPQPVDLDPRPILLEVRDAVVHYGRIQALHGVSVTVREGELVTLLGSNGAGKTTMMRAISGLRPLTSGSVWFDGQDVSRVKAHKRVTDGLIQAPEGRGVFPGMTVTDNLEMGCYGRKFANRSEHRERLDWVFETFPRLAERRSQVGGTLSGGEQQMLAIGRALMARPRVLLLDEPSMGLAPMVISQIFRIISEINAQGTTVLLVEQNAQQALSRSDRAYILETGRVTREGNARDLLKDDSIRAAYLGVA; encoded by the coding sequence ATGACGAACTCGGATGAAACGAACTCGCCCGAGACCCCGCAGCCCGTCGACCTCGACCCCCGGCCGATTCTGCTGGAGGTGCGCGACGCCGTGGTGCACTACGGCCGGATCCAGGCGCTGCACGGCGTCTCGGTGACGGTGCGCGAGGGCGAACTGGTGACGCTGCTCGGCAGCAACGGGGCCGGCAAGACGACGATGATGCGCGCGATCTCGGGGTTGCGACCGCTGACGAGTGGCTCGGTGTGGTTCGACGGCCAGGACGTGTCGCGGGTCAAGGCCCACAAGCGGGTCACGGACGGGCTGATTCAGGCGCCCGAGGGCCGGGGTGTCTTCCCCGGCATGACGGTGACGGACAACCTCGAGATGGGGTGCTACGGACGGAAGTTCGCCAACCGCTCGGAGCATCGCGAGCGGCTGGACTGGGTGTTCGAGACCTTCCCGCGGCTCGCCGAGCGGCGCAGCCAGGTCGGCGGCACGCTCTCCGGTGGGGAGCAGCAGATGCTCGCGATCGGCCGGGCGCTGATGGCGCGTCCACGCGTGCTGCTGCTCGACGAACCGTCCATGGGCCTTGCGCCGATGGTCATCTCGCAGATCTTCCGGATCATCTCGGAGATCAACGCCCAAGGCACCACCGTGCTGCTCGTCGAGCAGAACGCCCAGCAAGCGCTGAGCCGCAGCGACCGCGCCTACATCCTGGAGACCGGCCGCGTCACCCGCGAGGGCAACGCCCGGGACCTGCTCAAGGACGACAGCATCCGCGCGGCGTACCTCGGCGTCGCCTGA